The Primulina eburnea isolate SZY01 chromosome 8, ASM2296580v1, whole genome shotgun sequence genome contains a region encoding:
- the LOC140838650 gene encoding uncharacterized protein produces the protein MIRLGLSQLVCGGCRTVLLYPRGATNVRCTLCNMVTPVPPTATAPMPNHVAHVNCGNCCITLMYPAGAPSVKCSICHYILNVNMDYTRSSLQMHQTVGNSLPASKPSTSSATVPSQNQTESHDS, from the exons ATGATTCGGTTAGGGTTG AGCCAGCTTGTGTGCGGTGGGTGTAGGACTGTCCTACTTTATCCCAGAGGAGCAACAAACGTTCGCTGCACATTATGCAATATGGTTACTCCTGTGCCACCAACTG CAACGGCACCAATGCCTAATCACGTTGCTCATGTCAATTGTGGAAACTGTTGCATTACGCTGATGTATCCAGCTGGAGCTCCATCAGTTAAATGTTCGATCTGCCactatattttaaatgtcaat ATGGACTACACAAGGTCATCCCTTCAGATGCATCAAACTGTTGGGAATTCTTTACCAGCATCAAAGCCATCTACTTCCTCG GCAACAGTCCCTTCTCAGAATCAAACAGAATCCCATGACAGTTGA
- the LOC140837724 gene encoding CASP-like protein 1B1 gives MASEGVERPEVGSGQEPTPTPSSRVDWVVPLLRLLAFLATLSATLVMALNKETKKVLVATIGTTSIEATLKARFQDTPAFVFFVIVNGNASLHNILMLVVTFIGYKFGLKGHAPLAIAILDLMNVVLVSSGESAAVFMGQLGRDGNSHARWNKICDKIESFCDRGRAAMLASLLGLLLMIIITVASIIRLSNKTKKIVSFTNVP, from the exons ATGGCTTCCGAAGGAGTTGAAAGACCTGAGGTTGGTTCCGGTCAAGAACCGACACCGACCCCTAGCTCAAGGGTGGATTGGGTAGTTCCCTTGTTGAGATTGCTAGCATTTCTTGCAACATTATCAGCCACCCTGGTAATGGCGCTTAACAAAGAAACCAAGAAAGTACTCGTGGCTACGATTGGAACCACGTCTATTGAAGCTACTCTCAAGGCCAGATTCCAAGATACTCCAGCATTTGT GTTCTTTGTGATTGTCAATGGAAACGCTAGTCTCCACAACATACTGATGTTGGTGGTCACTTTTATTGGATACAAGTTTGGTTTGAAGGGACATGCACCCTTGGCAATTGCAATCTTGGACTTG ATGAACGTGGTTCTCGTCTCCAGCGGCGAAAGCGCAGCGGTTTTCATGGGGCAGCTGGGTAGGGATGGGAATTCACACGCACGGTGGAACAAGATATGTGATAAAATCGAGAGCTTCTGCGACCGTGGACGAGCAGCCATGCTTGCATCTTTGCTCGGACTCCTactcatgatcatcatcaccgTTGCCTCCATCATTAGACTCAGCAATAAAACTAAGAAGATTGTTTCTTTTACCAATGTTCCATGA